atgaaaacaaccctaaaatttaaaagtttaattAGTCTAtagaaaatggtaaaatataaCAAATGCTTACTTCTTAGATGTTGTTATAGAGAAACATTCCAGTCCTTCTCCACCTGCAAGTTTGGCAACCACAAAAAATTTTGGCACGACAAGTAAGTGACCAGGCTTCACTTCAATGTCCAAGACTTGCTTACCATTAATGCCCACAATTTGAATCTGACCAATCCCCTTCACAACATAAATCAATTGAACTGAAGAATCAGTAGTATACGTTGGCGAAAACATTGCATTAGCATCAAGTTTAACGAGTTTGGTGCTCAGCTCAACTTGATCAAGAGAAGGAAACTTGGCTTCTGTCAATGTAGTGACTTGTCCACCATTCTTGACACGAATATCAGGCAATGCAGCTTCAATGTTATAGACCAATTTGTTAGTatagttttggtttggtttaggCATAGTTTTTCCTTCTTGTAGCTTAATTATCAGAACCCCAGTTTGGCTTTTTGCGAGCTTATTTGCTTCAtctttattcattttataaGCTCTACTAAGGAACTCTGGTGAGAAACCTCCCATGATACCTAGAGCCCCACTTAAAAAGAAGTAGGTGAATTCGCCAGGAATATATGACTTTGAAGTTTCACCTAAGAATACTATAACCAATTCAGAATCTCCATCATTGAACCACCATGAGACTGTTCCCACAGCTAAAGGTATGACATCTCCTTTCTTGAGTTTCAATACCACCTCCTCTGATGTGTTAGGGAATACCATTCCAACGATTCCATCACCGCCTGCACCAGTTAACAGTCAATGATATATATTAGGGAATGGTAAGAAGCTTATGGATTATCAAAAGAAATCATCAAATATTGGCCGGTTGGACGATGAGTTTCGCATAATGTAATTTTCGATAACTTGTTTGTTTCCAACATCTTACcaaataagtaataaattaacctcttttttttttatacaaagaaATAGCATTTTAACCTTCAGCCAAACTATTCCCCCCATTTAGGGGGTAgacttaggattttttatttgagggcCAAATTTTGGCATTAATATAATAATCACGAATCAAGATAAACCATCACATACATGCATAAAtaaacatacatatatataaatataaatattttgatattagaataggtcataatttataaatatattatatataaaattaacaactttcatatatgtatatttgtaaaataaatttttagagagaaatttCTCATCTTTTAAATTCCAATGAGTATGCAAAAACTGTCTAGTTGAATATTAAACatatacaaaaaacaaatttgagaaaacaaaaactatcttGCCTCCATAACTACTAGACCGATTaacatattttattagtttttaagagtatcattgaattaactcaaacATTTGGGGAacttctatatatttttgtagctaaatatttaaagtttataataattatacattatatattagagttttttaaaatttgggggccatggcccccaaGCTTTGCCATAGATCTACCCTACACCCATTGTCTataaaacattttgaaaatatatctCATAGACCGATAATATGGTGGATTGAATCTAAAACTTACAGATTTATGTCATATCTGAAATTAATAAACCTGCCACTCAAGTATTTAGTGAGGATAATGTCTCTactaaattattataaattggtAAGAACATGTCATATTATGAAAACTAACTTGTAACCTCATACATATGCATAAACATacataaaagatatatattaagatacatagtataattcttacgtatataatttaaatattattctttctaaaaaaatattattaataatttttcttatatatattttttaactctttaaaatgtcttgtaagaatattattggTAGAAAATGCAAATTGTccatttctttataaaaaaattattttaattaattctaatctctttggtttttgtacacaataactcacttggatagATATTTATGTTGTGGTTCTACATTTgactctaaaattaagaaacaaaacactctctaaaaataaataatttatgacacatagcgcaaaattagattttaattgtagaagttaattagattttctctaagttttacctattaatagTGGGTTgcagttaactcaactagtaaaatctttgatggttgtataagagatctggggtttaaTCCTTTCttacactaaaaattgattggtatATTGGTCTGATAATAGAGagctattattaattaaaaacaaacgccgtgaaactctttaaaaaaaaaaatctattaatatatatataaatatataggtATTGTGGTCCCAATTAATGCCGTATATGtattgaatttgaattgtaatttCAGCACCACCGCTGATTGGCAGCCATGATTGTCGTATATgtcttatttatatatgtatgggAATGTCAAATGTGACCAACTGCCAGTGTCAATAGACTTTTTGTGAACATTTATCCATATATATTGGATTGACAGCACTGGAAActgatatatataaataagacaATGTactgttatatatatttagccaaaaaaagacTGAATATCTTATGGTATATATAGACTGAATAAGACAATGTACTATTATATATggtatatatagatatagtacAAACTGAATATCTTATCTTATCTCATCAAAGCCTCACAAAATGAGGGAGGGAGAGATGTCTTAGGAGATAGGATTGAGTTTACACATTATGCGTAAGGAATCACGGTATGGGAATTCTTACatgttttggaatttttggcGGTGAAAGCGGAAAATcacaaaaccatttttttaagaaaaaaaattattaaaattagtataaattttattacaaataattaaaaatcaacATGTTAATGAATGTGATTAACATTACTTTAACaatataataaacttttttttattttttgagaaaaatataataaactaGTTGGTAACTCATATGATACACGAAAAAGGTTAACATAGCATAgatttttttcgtttttttcgTTTTTGTGTTTAAATCTGAAATTCAGTGACTATGATAGTTATTGATAGGTGTTTTTTatgattgtgtttatatatataaacaatataattaaattttaattaaatttttttggagaatatcGTCGTGCATATATTATAAGAcctcaaaattttttgtaacatAATATTATATGATCAACCATAAGTCAAACGTTTAcgattttgtatatatatatatatatatatatatatatatatatatatataataaatgaaggaaaatattaaagttactatcaattttattataaaagactTATAAACTGACATGGCAAttaatatgattagtgttactgcaacaactaataaatatagagtaatgctagaaatataaactttttaacaaaaacttttacaaactgttgatgtgaTGAGTAGTTagtaataaatgaaaaagtaatgttaatggTGCCcatataaaaactaataaaaagttGGCCACATCAAtggtttataaaaatgttgtaaaatattttgtaactaTAGCATTACTCAAATTATCTTTATATGATTGATATAATATTAATCTGTAAgatttatgtagtaaaatttgctAAATCTTAAGCACTACtcataaatgaatttttgaattaattttttatgattaattACGTGTAAAacttatgtaataataataataatatatatatagaaaattagaGTAGAGTCATTAGTCCTATAATACAATATTTACGAGTGAGATGTAGATTTGTTATGTATAGACATATTGCACTTACCTCCAAGAACATAACCGACTTTGGAAGAATCTGCATAGTGGGGAAGAGCAAAGCCGCGAGGCTGCAGAACAAGCTTACCAGCACCAACCTTGCCCTCACCAAGTATCGGAAATTCAGAACTTGACCAACAGTAGTATGCTCCACCTTCTCCCTCGAAAACCTTTTGTGCAAACTTGGGTGTCAAGTCTAACTCCATCTTTTTCTTGCACTTTACTTAATTAGTACtaccatttaaaaaagaaaaggaaaaagaagaagcatttTGATTAGTGTAATGTTTAAGACAGAATATATTGCCTTTAATGAATCAATCAATACAAAATTGGGTTGAGAAGTTAAGATGCTGATCACATAAGTGCATTGACAGtcatttgaaatttgaacaCAAAACATAAATGTGTTTCCGAGGGTGTTGGTTCTATAGATTTGATTCTTGATTTTTAcgttttggaaaaaattaaatgaaaaaaaaaaaaactacgttCACTTGTTTGTTTAAAAAACTTGCTTTTTTAGTTCTGaaaattagttaaattataGTTATTATCCTAAACAAATGAGACTTTATTAAATTGAACATAAGTAactaaactttaaatttttatttttaaaaaggtaTTAACAAACATATAGATACACTAacctaaataaagaaaataagtagCTATCAAGGGAAGCCAAACAGCCATAAGATAAATTTAAGATAcagagaaaacaaagagttaTGAACTTATGATGAGTATCTACAAACATAATTTTCAcattatctttgttttttaataatatttgttaCCGTcagagaaaaataaagtacaGAAATCAGATATTTaacaaacataattttattcataaaaaaaataaaaaataaaaaattctggcAGCAATGAATTTCGTGTACCTCTAAATGTATTTGAGGCTAGAAAGAACACTAGCAAATAGCAATTACCACTATAGCGATAGAACTAAGGAaatatgtacttttcttttttctcttttggaaacaaacttaaaaggaaactatatgatgagaaaaatgaagaggttGATCACTCCATTTATAGGCAAGTTTGAAATTAATCGAAGGTGGTCTTTGGTTGAGTATAAACACTGGCTCTTTTGTTGGAAGTACAGATGTCATTCATTCCTTAGCTGTTTACTTTTCACGtggaatttgttttttgtaagATAAACACGTATACCGTATACGTGTAACTTGGAGTTGTAGATCAATTTTACTATGTCCTTCACCTTGCCAAATcgtttttgtttaaaaaaacctcttttttgttttttgatggtAGGGGTGGCGGACTGAAACTGCTTTTGCGCCTTTGACTGGTCAAACCTCTTTTTTGTTGACAACAGTGATGTTGTCTCtttaaatttagaaattgtATACGTAAGAAACCATCAAGGCCTGTCCTTACTCTCATCGTCTAGCTAGTGAATCCTAGCCTGTCCTTTTCATGGTTTGAattaaatagatttatttcatGGTTTTCTTATGAATCCTGATTCCCAAGCCTATCCGTTTCATGTTTTGAATCGAATataattatttcattgtttgagttaaatatgaaaaattctagcggttaaaaaaatgtaacaaaatttttataatataattgtttTAAGTTGTAGTGGACccatgtatattatttttatttaattttatcttgATGCATGATGGGCTAATAACTTAGCTTGTTATGATATTTTATATAGAAGAActaaatttaaagatatatccgcaattatattatttaaaattttaaatgatatgacATTCTATACACTAAAaatctaaggaaaaaaaaacattaactatTAAATAGACTTTCTTCCAGGGAAGACAATATATACCATATCAAAAGTTATTTTGGTTTGATTAGAGAAATTAAACATTTTGGTTTTGATAATACTCGTGTACCATTTAGGGTTTATcgttaatttcatatatttaaatatatagataaatagctaatatagatatttatttatttacttatatgctcatgagttaaaattttatataaattattaaaaatatatataaaatcataagTTCACATCTCATTTAATATGTTAATGAATTAACTAAAATGTcaagttattattaataatagacAATTGATGtactattattataataataatagcacacactgtatttatttttcctaaatgTGTCTAAGATTTTACCAATGAATAAAATGTTACTGTTttgtaagtatatatatatatatatatataggatccACTAGATTAGCCTATGGAATTATACAATTTGTAATAACCTATTAAAAAGGGAATTTTCAGTCAAATGGCGGGATAGCCTTAATTAAGATTGATTAGGTCATCAGTCAGCTTTATATATAAGGACCTCCCTCCTCCAGTTCAGAGAATTACTACAAGATCTTAGTCTAGCCTTGACTCCGTCCAGGTCGCCGGAAAATCTAGCAAAGAATTAAAAGATCTTGCACAGCAACTGCTTCTCATGTCAGAACAATTAGAGTCAGAAGAAAGGGTTTCTCCTGCCTCCTCAGAAGCCTCTGTCAACCGCAATCCAATTGACCCTTTCTAGGATTCACAAGATCCTTACGATGGCTATAATTTGGATAGTGCACCAGTCACTATTCAGAACAGTTTCAGACAGGCTACTATTCATCTACAGTACCAGTCACTATTGATGAACAATTCTGAAATAAAGCAGCAACATAAGGACAAAAGACAGgttactattcatgaacagtactCAGCACAATATTCCAGAAGTACTATTTGCAACCAtgagttaattaattaaaatgaataaatattacaatataaatgtaaatatGTGGGATTTGTGAGGTCAATGGACTCAGGAATAGGTGTTGGGCtagaggcccaatccgaggacactgaatggtccgaggatgtggGAATATCAACCCAAAAGGCAGTACTAATGGATAAAGAAGCGAGGTCTGATCAAGGTTATCCAAGAAAGTGGTCCGAGGAAGAGTATGTCATCGGCTATGTAAAGCTGAGGTAGGAGAGGGTTGTTTGGCGTCTAAAGACGATATTCTAGGAAATCCTATAAGTAAGGGTAGGCATGGTTGATGtacaagataagaagaagggttaccaccacattgaatgctctatagctaactctctggccgcattaatgaggaagtgatgcctAAGCATCAGGGTTCAGCCTTACATATGCCTCCAAAGCCTTCAAGGATAGGTtaatgagacaagtatctaaatcagTAATATGATCCATATGTGAAAGATGGGGAGAAGAAGGGGATGATATAAAAAGCAAAGGAAGACATTTAGGGAAGGGGATCTGAAAAATGAAGGAGAAAAAGACTATACACATTAGcatccataattgtaatttGTCTTTGAAAGAGTGAAATATAATATCCATCATCCTCGGCTTGATTCCGATGACAATTTCTATTACATAAATAATTCAATGTGCATGATGTTGCAATCtaacccatcatttttgttatttaacatctctaaaacctagatttcaagcccactctttataaatttcattgtattaggctttttgggcctatcccatTCTtacttttgggtttgggtgcaaattgtgacatCATAAGAGTGAATATGGAAGATAAGGAGCtagtgaaaatatttaattccacattgaaaaggagagacactattttattctttataattgtggtgattaatgagtaggaatggcaacgggtcgggttcaaaccgggtttttgcatacccgggCCCGACCCGCGAGCCAAGACCCGGAACCCGGACCCGGCCCGATTATTAATCGGGATTTTTTCTCGGGGCCCATACCCTCCCCACCGAGCCCTACGAGCCCCGCAGGCCCcgtttatcttcttgggccTAAATCTagcctaacaaaaaaaaaaaaattttgaagcccattaaatttttttcctagatTCAAGCCCATTCAAACCATTTAGGGAGCTAGGGTTACAAATCTCAAATgctcaatgatatatatataaggggggggggggtgtttagTAATTTAACATAACCGGGTTTTTATCCGGGGCGGGTTTCGGGTCGAGTttcgaattttttttataaaacccggacccgagCCGAACTCGCTCCgggttttttttgttaaaaacccatacccgaccctattctttatcgggccgggtaaaatccggcccattagggtcgggccggGCCGGGCCGGGTTTCCACGGGgcggatctaaattgccatccctattaATGAGCTAATAtgaattaattcaaatattGGACTAGATACGTgtgcaagggggaggtgaaagGTGGAGGTATCAAAATGACCGGCTTTCACTTTAGCGTCCAAGACTTGCTCACCATTAATGCCCACAATTTGAATCTGACCATTCCCTTTCACATCATAAATCAACTGAGCTGTCTTTTCCAGTGGGTCCCCGTATTTTTagcaaaactttcattaaaatgGGTCctacggcactattcacacatttaaaaattattttactacaatattttctgtttttagttttcaacaaaataagcggtatctaaacacatcctaaattaACGAGCTTCGGGCTTCGATGAACTTGATCAGATCAAAAAAAGGAAACTTGGCTTTTGTCAATATGGTGACTTGTTCACCACTCTTCACACGAATATTAGGCAATGCAGCTTCAATGTTATAGACCAATTTGTTAGGGTAGTTTTCATTTGGTTTAGGCACAGTTTTTCCTTCTTGTAGCTTTAATTATCAAAACCCCAGTTTGGCTTTTTGCGAGCTTATTTGCTCCATCCTTATTCATTTTATAAGCTCTACTAAGGAACTCTAGTGATGAACCTCCCATGATACCTTGAGCTCCACTTAAAAGAAAGTAGGTGAATTCACCAAGAATATGTGACTTTGACATTTCACCCATAAATACCATAACGGATTAAGAACTTTGAAAACCAATAAATCAATAGTGTTATGAATTGAATTTAGAACTTCTAAATCTATGTCACATCCTAAACCGAAATCGATAAACCCACTAGCTAAATATTCCATGGGGATGCTCCTA
This genomic stretch from Castanea sativa cultivar Marrone di Chiusa Pesio chromosome 1, ASM4071231v1 harbors:
- the LOC142622940 gene encoding glutelin type-A 3-like; its protein translation is MELDLTPKFAQKVFEGEGGAYYCWSSSEFPILGEGKVGAGKLVLQPRGFALPHYADSSKVGYVLGGGDGIVGMVFPNTSEEVVLKLKKGDVIPLAVGTVSWWFNDGDSELVIVFLGETSKSYIPGEFTYFFLSGALGIMGGFSPEFLSRAYKMNKDEANKLAKSQTGVLIIKLQEGKTMPKPNQNYTNKLVYNIEAALPDIRVKNGGQVTTLTEAKFPSLDQVELSTKLVKLDANAMFSPTYTTDSSVQLIYVVKGIGQIQIVGINGKQVLDIEVKPGHLLVVPKFFVVAKLAGGEGLECFSITTSKKPAFEDLASKASVWQALSPLVVEASLNVSTELEELFKSKIGKNTILIPFKN